The following nucleotide sequence is from Streptomyces sp. HUAS CB01.
GCTGCTGGAGGACCACCCGGGGGTACCCGGTCCGTGACCGGTGGGGACGCCCGGCCGAGGCACCGGACGGCGGGGCGCGTCGCTGCCGCGCACGGGTCCCGGGCTCCCCGCGGAGGGCGGGGAGAACCGGGCCCCGATACGGTCAGACGGCCAGCGGCTCCAGGTCGCGGTGGGTCCTGCGCTCGTCCCGGGCGATCCGGGTCAGCGCGTGCTCCTCCCCCAGCAGCCGCGCCAGTTCCTCCGCCGTCTCCGCCCGCAGCGCCGCCGCCTCGTCCTTGCGGCCCAGGGCGCTGAGGGTGACGGCGATGTTGGAGGAGACGGCGAGGACCTCGGGGTGGTGGAGGCCCAGGACCTCGCGCAGCTTCGTCACCGCCCGCCGCTCGGTCTCCAGCGCCGACTCCAGTTCGCCCAGGTCGGCACGGGCGTTGGCGAGGTTGACGGTGCAGAACAGCGTGTGCGGATGGGCCGTGCCGAGGACGTCGGTCATCCGGCGGACGGTGGGCACGAGCAGCTGCTCCGCGGTCTCGGGGTCGCCGCAGCCCCACTGGTAGATGCCGAGGTTGTTGATCGCGGCGAGGGTGTAGGGGTGCTTCTCGCCCGGCACCTTCATGTACTGGTCGACGACCTCCTGGGCGAGGTCCCGGGCCGCCACCGGTTCCCCGGCAGCGAACAGGTCGGCCGCCAGGTTCAGATCGCAGGCGAGCGAGTCAGGGTTCGCCGAGGTGTACTTGGCGCGGTAGCGGTTGCGGGTGGCCGTCGTCAGCCTGCGGGCGTCCTCCAGCCGGCCGGCCCGGCGCAGCGAGACGGCGAGGCTCTTGCCCGCCGCCAGCGTGCCGGGGAAGGCGCGGCCGAGGGTCTGCTTGTAGCTCTCGTAGGTGCGGCTGAGCAGGCTGACGGAGTCCTCGTACCGGCCGACCTCGCGCAGGTCGCGGGCGAGCGAGGTGGCCGAGGAGAGCGTGTACGGGTGCTCGGGACCGAGCACCTCGGTGCGGCGGTCGAAGACGTCCTGGTCGATCTCGCGGGCCCGTGCGTAGTGGCCGACCATGCGCAGGTTCAGTGCCAGGTTGTTGGCGGCGGCCAGGGTGCGCGGGTGGGACTCGTGGAAGATCTGGCTGAACCCCTCGTGCGCCTCGGTGGCCAGTTCCATGGCCTTGCCGTACTGGCCGAGGGTGCCCAGGTCCATCGCCAGGCCGCTGGTGGTCATGTACGTGTGCGGGTGGGAGGGGCCGAGCACGGCGCGCTGGCGCTCCAGGGTGACCTCGTCCAGTTCCCTGGCCTCCACGTAACGGCCCTGCGAGCGGAAGATGTTGGAGAGGTGGAAGCGCAGGTACAGGTACTGCAGGTCGTCGTTGCCGAGCATCTCCCGCCAGGCTTCGCGCAGATCGTCGCCGAGGGCGCCGGCGGCCTGCCAGTCACCGCGCTTCCAGAGGTAGCGCACCCGGTCGATGAGCAGCCTGCGGGTCTCGGGCTCCTTGCAGTAGCGGGCCTCGGAGGGGCCGAGGTGCGGCCAGATGGTGTTGAACCGTGGCCAGGTCTCGGGGTTGTCGATCGGTTCGTCGTCGTCGGGGCGGGCGCCGGCGAGGATCCGGTGGACGGCGTGCCGCGCGTCCATCTGCTCCTCCTCGCTGAGCTGGGCCCGGATGACGGCCTGCACCAGCCGGTGCACCTGGATGGAGTTGGAGACCTGGTCGACCTTGGCGAGGGCGAACCGGCCGATCTCGCGGATGACGCGACCGAGTACGAGCTTCTCCTGGAGGGACGCGTCGTACGGCTTGAGCGCCTCGATCATCTCCTTGCTGTAGAGCAGGTTCGCGGAGATCGGCTCGGGGGCGAAGAACGCGCAGAGCTGGAGCAGCCGTACGGCGGCCGGTGAGCGCTCCTTGAGGCGCTCGATGGAGACGTTCCAGGTCGCGGCGACCGGCTCGGGGTAGCCGGCGGGCTGGTTGAGCGCGAGGACACTGGGCGCCTGCCGGCCGAGCTGCTCCAGGTAGGCGGCGACGGGTGTGGCGGTCTCGGCGATCCAGGCCGCGGCCTGTTCGACGGCGAGCGGCAGGTCACCGACCGCGGCGGCGACCTGGTCGGCGTCCTGCAGGGTGAGTCCGGGCGCGCGGCGCTGGAGGTGCTCGACGGACTCCTCGCGCAGGAAGACGTCGACCGGCAGGGCGTCGCCGTACTGGGACCAGGTCTGGTTCCGGGAGGTGACGAGGATGTGGCCGCCGGTCGGGAAGAACCGCTTGAGCTGCTCCGGGTCGTCGGCGTTGTCGAAGACGAGCAGCCAGCGGGAGGTCGGTACGCCGCGCCTGAGCAGGTCGACCGCCTCCTGGGAGGCGGCGGCCATGTCCTCGCCGCCCTGGGCGCCGAGCCGGGTGGCGAGTTCGGCGAGCCCGGCGACGACGTCGTCGGTCTGCTCGGAGGAGATCCACCACACCAGGTCGTAGTCGGCCATGAAGCGGTGCACGTACTCCAGGGCCACCTGGGTCTTGCCGACGCCGCCGAGGCCGTACAGCGTCTGGGGCTGCGGGAGCACGACGGCCATGCCGCCGCCGAGCTGGTCGCGCATCCGCTCCAGGACGACGGACCGTCCGGTGAAGCCGGGGTTGCGGGCCGGCGCGTTCCAGATCTTGGGGACGGTGCCGGGGAACCGCGGGCCCGGCGCGACCCCGTCGGTGAGCTGGACCGGACGGTCGAGCGCGCGCAGCAGTGCGCTGGTGGCGTGCACCTCGTCGAGGCGGAAGAGGTCGACGGGGTTGCGGTCGATGTAGGGGGTGGTGAGGCGTACGTCGCCGACGCGCAGCGGCAGCAGATGGCGGCCGCGGCCGCCGCCGGGGTCCTCGGCCGCGGCCCGTTCCCACACCTCCACGGCGCGGGCGGACTTGAGATAGGCGCTGGAGAGGAGGACGACGGTGCGGGCCGCGTTCTCGGGGGCGAGGGCGGCGGAGCCGTCCTGGGGCGGTTCCGCGGAGACGTCGCGCGGGACGACGCGGAAGCCGGCGCGGGTGAGGACGGACTCGATCCAGTCGGCCCACATGCGGTTCTCGGCGACGTAGCTGAGGAACAGGTCGGCGGGCAGCGCGGGGCGGCGGCGGGTGAAGGCGTCCCTGATCCGCAGCCTGATCTCCTCGCCGACGGTGGGCATGGCGGTGATCTCCCCTTCGGTGACCACGGCGGTGAGCCGTTCGAAGGCGGAGAGCAGGGAGTTGGTGAGTCCGGCCTCGTCGCCGAAGGTGGCGAGGGTCTCCTCGTAGGCGTAGTAGGGGCGGTACGGGATCTCCACCGCGCCCCAGTAGGAGGTGAGTTCCTCGCCGGCGAGCCCGGTGGGGAACCGGTCGAACTTCAGCCGCGCGAGGGCCCGTCCGGCGTCGGCCTTCTCCTTCTCGCCCTCGTCGATGCGCATGGGGACGGGGAGGATGCGGATGCCGCGGCCGCCGTAGCGCTCGTCGATCTGGCGGGCGACGGCGGCGGCGCCGTCGATGGACTGGTCGCTGAGGGTGAAGCAGTCGACGAGGACGTCCGGGAGGTGGACGGTGCAGATGTCGGCGATGTCGCTGAGACCGGTGCGGCTGTCGATGAGGACGTAGTCGTAGTTGGCCTTCATGTCGTCGCGCAGTGCGTCGAAGAAGTGCCCGCCGCCGAGCCGGTCGTAGAAGTTGTCCCAGTCGAAGGTGGAGACGGTCGCCGAGTACTCGCGGTTCTGCTTGCCCGCGGAGACGAAGTCGAGGGTGCCGCCCTCGGGGAACTCCCAGCCGAGGTTCTCGGGGGTGAGGGAGACGGCGTGCGGCTGGATGCGGGCGTAGTCCCGGTGCCAGTCGTCGGGACGCTGCACGGGGCTCGTCGCGGCCCAGGCGTACTCGGTGATCAGGTCGATGACCCCGGTGGTGGCACCGAGCGTGGACGGGTCGAGGAAGGGGTGGAAGAACCGGTGCAGGCCGGGGGCTTCCAGGTCCCAGTCCACGGCGAGGACCCGCTTGCCGTTGGCAGCGAGTATCCAGGCGGTGTTGGCCATGGCCATCGTCCGCCCGGTGCCTCCCTTGTACGAGTAGAACGTGACGATGCGTCCGTCACGACTGGCTGTCATCCGTGTCCTCCGCATCCGGCGCGTGGTCGAGCGTGTCGGGGATGTAGTGCGTGGTGGCGTACTCGGCCGCCATGGGACCGCGCAGCCGCGGACGTTCGGTGTGGCTGCCGCCGGCGGGCGGATAGACCTGGGCGTGGCGCAGGTACTGCTGGGCGGCCGCCTCCACGACCTGGGGGAGGATCTGGCCGAAGGCCTCCATGCTCGGTACGCCGCGGGCGGCGGCGCGGCAGGCGGCGCGGCCCTGGCTGAGTTTGGTCGGCAGGGTCTGTTCGAGCTTGGCGGTGAGCTCGCTCTCGGCACCGCGGCTCTGGTGGTCGTCGCGGTTCCAGGGGACGACGACACTGACCCAGGGCCGGTTCTCGGCGTCGAAGGCGGCGAGCCGCTCGCGTCTCTCGTCGTCCTCCAGGGCCCAGCGGTCGACGATCAGCAGCTCGGGCCTGGTCGGGGGCTGCTTGCTGTCGAGCGGTGTGCTGTCGTGGTCGAACGAGGCGACGGTGGCCTGGTAGTTGAGGGTCCGCACCAGGTCGCGGGCGACGTAGGCCAGCGGCCGGTGCGCCTCGGGGTAGTAGGGGTTCCAGTCCTGCGGCATGTCGCCGTAGTAGTCGGGGTCGCGCCCCGGGGGCAGGTCGTGCCGGGTCGGGGCGGCCACGGTGACCTGGATGGGGCGGGGGCCGGTGCTGCGCGGTCTGGCCGGGTCCGGGGTGCCGAAGGCGCTGGGGGCCTGCCGGTAGTCGAGCGGTCTGCCGGGCCCGACCGGGGTGGTGTCCGCGACGCTGACGATGCGTTTGGCGAGTTCGTAGACCGCGCGCTCGTACTCCTCGGCGAATATCCGGAGTTTGATCAGACCGTAGAGTCCGTCGGTGACGTAGCGGTCACCGAAGGCACGGTGGTTGAACTGCAACCGCTCGGCAGGTCCGGGCAGTTGCTCGGGCGGCACCGGGACCCACAGCGCGGGCACGATGGCCTCGGCGGGCCGGTTGCTCTTGGCCTGGTGGTAGATCTCCCGCTGGGCGAAGGCGTACCACTCCTTGCCGCACATCTCGCTGGCGAAGAAGCGCGGGGAGAACAGCGGCACGAAGACCCGGCAGGTGGCGAGGACTTCGGCGAGCCGCTCGGACCATCCCTCGCCGGAGCGTATCTCCCGGTCCATGAATCCCGCGGGCGCCCCGGCGGGGAGATCGGTCATGGCCATCACATGGCCGCACAGATCCCGGAAGAGACGCTCGACCCACATGTCGGGGTCCGGCCCGCCCGCTCCGTACCTCGGTGTGTGCGCATAGCTCAAGAAGAAGTACGGCCGATGGTCCGCCGCTCGCTGCTGCGATGACGCGTGCACACGACCCCCGTCCTGTATGAACACCCGCACTCCATGGTGATGAGGTGCGAGCGGACCAATCATTCCGGAGCAGACCTTGCTCCATCCCCTAGTCGTTCGGTCAATCAACGCCGCTTTTCGGACATCCACGCCACCGCATGGTCCACCGCATCGGTGATCGAGAACAAGGTCGCGGTCGTTCCTCCCAGTTGTCCTTTCTGTTCGAGATTCCAGGAGAAGGCGGCTCCGATGGCGTCGAAATCACTGTCGTCGAGTTCGACGTCCCGGTATTCCGTCCATTCCGGGCCGTGCGCCCCGCGCACCACACAGGCGTACCGGCGCAGAGGCGCGCCGATTCGGTACTCCGCGAGGTGAAAGGCGGTGCACACGGAGAACCCCACATTGATCATCAATACCCGTGCCCCGGCCCGGTAGAGCGCCCCGAGCGGGGATTCCTCTCCGAGATGGCAGGTGAGCGGATGCCGGGAGAGGAGTTCCCCCGCCCTCCGGCCGAGGGCGGCGAACGACGTCTGGGGGTGGGCGCTGCGCACCGCGCCTCCGGTGGTCCGCACGGACTCGGCCAACCGGCCCATCCCGGTGCTCGGAGTGGTGGCCGGGTCGAAGGCGGGCATCGTGGCCCGGAAGGCCGCCGCCTGAGTGGGTGTCAGGCCGGACACGCGCCGCAGATGGGCGGAGGACGTGTCGGAGTTCTCGGCGGTGAAGGCGGGGACCACGAGCGTGCCGTCCTCGCCGACCGCCCGCAGCAGGGCGTCGCGGAGCTCCGGGGCGTCCATGCCCGTGCCGCCGAGGCCCGCGTGGACGAGGACCGTCTCCCCCGTCCGTAACCCGAGTTCCGTCAGTTGCCGCGCGAGCCCGTCGCGCTCAACGACTGTGTCGGTCACGGTCCGCCTCTTCCCACAGCAGCGCCAGCAGACGTTTCCCGCCGACGGTGAGTTCCGCGGCGCGGCCCAGGGTGTCCAGCGCCCGCAGGGCGGCATCCGCGCCGTCCGGGTCGAAGGCGCGGAGCCCGGTCCGCTCGTACGCCCCCGCCAGCAGTTCGGACACCGGGACCGGCGCCTCCTGCCACGGTGCCGGGTGGGTCCACAGGCCGTCGTCGGCGTAGAGGTCGGTGGCCTCCAGCAGGGCCTGGAGGCGCGCCCGGCGCCAGCCGCGCAGCAGCGCGGGCGCCAAGTCCCCGGCCTCGGCGTGCAGCGGGACGCCGAGAGCCCCGAGCCCGTGCCGTCCGACCCGGGGCCGGGCGCCGCCGACGGGGGTGAGCGTGGTGAGCGACGCCGCGGCGGCCGCGG
It contains:
- the fsxC gene encoding FxsC protein; translated protein: MFIQDGGRVHASSQQRAADHRPYFFLSYAHTPRYGAGGPDPDMWVERLFRDLCGHVMAMTDLPAGAPAGFMDREIRSGEGWSERLAEVLATCRVFVPLFSPRFFASEMCGKEWYAFAQREIYHQAKSNRPAEAIVPALWVPVPPEQLPGPAERLQFNHRAFGDRYVTDGLYGLIKLRIFAEEYERAVYELAKRIVSVADTTPVGPGRPLDYRQAPSAFGTPDPARPRSTGPRPIQVTVAAPTRHDLPPGRDPDYYGDMPQDWNPYYPEAHRPLAYVARDLVRTLNYQATVASFDHDSTPLDSKQPPTRPELLIVDRWALEDDERRERLAAFDAENRPWVSVVVPWNRDDHQSRGAESELTAKLEQTLPTKLSQGRAACRAAARGVPSMEAFGQILPQVVEAAAQQYLRHAQVYPPAGGSHTERPRLRGPMAAEYATTHYIPDTLDHAPDAEDTDDSQS
- the fxsT gene encoding FxSxx-COOH system tetratricopeptide repeat protein, which gives rise to MTASRDGRIVTFYSYKGGTGRTMAMANTAWILAANGKRVLAVDWDLEAPGLHRFFHPFLDPSTLGATTGVIDLITEYAWAATSPVQRPDDWHRDYARIQPHAVSLTPENLGWEFPEGGTLDFVSAGKQNREYSATVSTFDWDNFYDRLGGGHFFDALRDDMKANYDYVLIDSRTGLSDIADICTVHLPDVLVDCFTLSDQSIDGAAAVARQIDERYGGRGIRILPVPMRIDEGEKEKADAGRALARLKFDRFPTGLAGEELTSYWGAVEIPYRPYYAYEETLATFGDEAGLTNSLLSAFERLTAVVTEGEITAMPTVGEEIRLRIRDAFTRRRPALPADLFLSYVAENRMWADWIESVLTRAGFRVVPRDVSAEPPQDGSAALAPENAARTVVLLSSAYLKSARAVEVWERAAAEDPGGGRGRHLLPLRVGDVRLTTPYIDRNPVDLFRLDEVHATSALLRALDRPVQLTDGVAPGPRFPGTVPKIWNAPARNPGFTGRSVVLERMRDQLGGGMAVVLPQPQTLYGLGGVGKTQVALEYVHRFMADYDLVWWISSEQTDDVVAGLAELATRLGAQGGEDMAAASQEAVDLLRRGVPTSRWLLVFDNADDPEQLKRFFPTGGHILVTSRNQTWSQYGDALPVDVFLREESVEHLQRRAPGLTLQDADQVAAAVGDLPLAVEQAAAWIAETATPVAAYLEQLGRQAPSVLALNQPAGYPEPVAATWNVSIERLKERSPAAVRLLQLCAFFAPEPISANLLYSKEMIEALKPYDASLQEKLVLGRVIREIGRFALAKVDQVSNSIQVHRLVQAVIRAQLSEEEQMDARHAVHRILAGARPDDDEPIDNPETWPRFNTIWPHLGPSEARYCKEPETRRLLIDRVRYLWKRGDWQAAGALGDDLREAWREMLGNDDLQYLYLRFHLSNIFRSQGRYVEARELDEVTLERQRAVLGPSHPHTYMTTSGLAMDLGTLGQYGKAMELATEAHEGFSQIFHESHPRTLAAANNLALNLRMVGHYARAREIDQDVFDRRTEVLGPEHPYTLSSATSLARDLREVGRYEDSVSLLSRTYESYKQTLGRAFPGTLAAGKSLAVSLRRAGRLEDARRLTTATRNRYRAKYTSANPDSLACDLNLAADLFAAGEPVAARDLAQEVVDQYMKVPGEKHPYTLAAINNLGIYQWGCGDPETAEQLLVPTVRRMTDVLGTAHPHTLFCTVNLANARADLGELESALETERRAVTKLREVLGLHHPEVLAVSSNIAVTLSALGRKDEAAALRAETAEELARLLGEEHALTRIARDERRTHRDLEPLAV
- a CDS encoding aminoglycoside N(3)-acetyltransferase codes for the protein MTDTVVERDGLARQLTELGLRTGETVLVHAGLGGTGMDAPELRDALLRAVGEDGTLVVPAFTAENSDTSSAHLRRVSGLTPTQAAAFRATMPAFDPATTPSTGMGRLAESVRTTGGAVRSAHPQTSFAALGRRAGELLSRHPLTCHLGEESPLGALYRAGARVLMINVGFSVCTAFHLAEYRIGAPLRRYACVVRGAHGPEWTEYRDVELDDSDFDAIGAAFSWNLEQKGQLGGTTATLFSITDAVDHAVAWMSEKRR